ACCGACAAATCACAACTGTCAGTATCCATTACCCGCACGCTGATCGATCTTTTTCCACAGTAAAATCACGAAAGTGTGAATATCTTAATCTAATAATAACTATTAATGTATCGGTAAATACAAAATAAATTATGTCATTCTGATAACAAGCATTGGGAATGGGGCATTGGGCATTGGAAAACTCTTCCCCATTCCCCATTCCCCATTCCCTTAAGCGTTAGGTTTTGGCAATTGGGCGAATTTATCTGTGTAAATTTCCACTGTGACTGGGGAATTTTGATGAGAAACGAGCGATCGCTTGGCCTCGCCTAAGTAAACTGGTACAGAAACCCCTGGTTCCGGGTGAATAATGGTGCGGGCACGAACAGTCAACTTGTCGTCTTCCCGTGTACCTGAACGACCATAAGAAAAAAGATTACTAGCTGCTTGACGTAAAGTTGCTTCTAGTTGTGTGGGTGTAATTTGAGGTGATGTAGTAATAACCGCTTGTGTTGAGCCATTGTCATAAACTAAAGTGTACTTCGTTGCTCCTGGAATCACAGCCCGACTCAAAGGGACTATCGACAGTGCAAATAAACCACCTGTCAGCACCAGCATAAAGCCAGTCGTACCCACTAGCCGAAAGCGGATGCCCCATTTGAGAATAAAAGCCAAAACTGTTAAGGCAGCGAATACCAAGGTAGCGATACCTGACCATTGGGTGTACTGAAGAAAGTTAGCTGTTGTGAGCATAAGGTAGGTTATGGATGCGTCTTTTTTTTCGTTACCGACATACCCATTTTACCGAGAGCTTACACCATAGGGGTTGCCGTAATTTGCTTCGGTTAGAGAAAGTTATTTGTATGACGAGTCATTTATCATTAGATCAAGATTTAGGATTTTGAGTATATTTTTTCGTAATTTCATTACTGTAATCTGGTGTGTTACAAACGATCAAAAGTATGAAAGCAAGAATTAAACAAACACTTGTACAAATTAGTTAGCTATTTCTAACACGGCAAAGATAACTACCAATAATTTACACTTCATCACTATTTGGATTTTTATTAAGACATAAAAAACCTCATTAACCTAATTTACATTGGTAGGAATGCAATAGGGTTTGAAAATAAATTAATCACATCTAAATTACTGTTGAGCGCAACCTTGATTAAAAATAAATGTAAAGAATAAGCATTTACCGTTTGGTTTATCTTTCAAGACTCAAAACGATATTTAAAACGGGCTAGTCCTAAAAGAGTATCAATAATTATACATATACAAAAGGGCATCTACAAGAGATGCCCGTCATGCAGGAAAACCCTAAAGGGTTGTCCCTACACCTTCCCAACAATCAGCAACAGTGACTAATTAGGTATTAGTCACACTCACAGACGTGAATATAGTAATCTTATTAACTTCAAAATCTAAATGTCCCCAGTGCATACACTGAAAATAAACAAATAGTATTGTAAGTTGCTGTTTATCATTTCCTAACTAATTTGAACCAGATGTAAACCTGTCTTGTTCGTTATAACGATGTAATACTCCACAAATGGCAGCTAAAACTAACCATGAAATTACATTGAAACGGAAATCGAAGAGGGTTACATCTACTGTATTCAATAGAACCCACCCCACAAAGGCCAGAAGATAACTAAAATATATCAATCTATCTTCTGTTTTTATATATTTTGCCTTGCGTAGTAATTGGATACCTGTAATCAAAATCCAACCAAGTAGGGCACAAAATAAAAAAGTACTAGGAAAACCAGTTTCAGCAGATAACATCAAAAACAAGTTATGGGGATGACCCAAGGGAATCTGCGTCTGCGCTTTGTAGAGTCCACTAAAACTGCGTAATCCCCAACCAGTCCAAGGATGTTCTTTGGCTAAAGACCAGGCAAACTCCCATTGAGTTTTTCGCATTAAAGCGACTGGTCTATCTGGATACATATCGTCATTTAACCTTGCCCAAAAGAAGGCAGGAACGTACTGGCGAAAAAATTGAGCGACTGGCGACGGAGCAAAAGCTGCCAAAAGCACGCTAGAGACGATCGCAGCGACCCCACCCACAAGAATGCGCCAGCCTTGGTAGAGTGCATAAGCTAAACAGGCAAAAATAGCGATCGTCCAGCCATTGCGTGAG
The Nostoc punctiforme PCC 73102 genome window above contains:
- a CDS encoding Ycf51 family protein, producing MLTTANFLQYTQWSGIATLVFAALTVLAFILKWGIRFRLVGTTGFMLVLTGGLFALSIVPLSRAVIPGATKYTLVYDNGSTQAVITTSPQITPTQLEATLRQAASNLFSYGRSGTREDDKLTVRARTIIHPEPGVSVPVYLGEAKRSLVSHQNSPVTVEIYTDKFAQLPKPNA